The stretch of DNA GGATGCCGTCTCGGTCCGAGCTGCGCTGTTCAAAGGAACTAAGAATGAAGGAACATTTGAACTGAGTGGCTCCAAGAATGACTTGGATCAGTTGGTGCGCGACATCATCCGGGAAGTGCGGAAGATGATCCGGTAAATATTTGGCGCCTGCTTTAGCTGATATTTCTCTGAGCATGTTTGGAGGTCGCTTTTGGAGGCAAAAAGTGTCAATTTTTCGCTGACTGGGATGGCTTGATACAATGTATCAACAGTGCCTTTTTGAAGTTCATACCCTTCGGTACGGACGAAAAAAGTAACGAAGTATCAGCGAAAAAGGGATAGTTTTAGGCCCAAAGGGTGACCTCCAAACATGCTCTCTGCGATTAAATGATTTTTTACACACCCTACTTAATACGTAAAAATGAATAAAACACTGCTTTTAATCTTAGGCATCATCCCTTTATTCATCAATGCTCAAAGCACAGAAATTAGCCTAAACTTAGGTCATACCCAAGCCATCAGTGGCCTTCGTTTTTCAAAAGATAGCAGGTATTTACTTTCTAGTTCAGCAGACGAAACCCTAAAACTTTGGGATGTCGAAAGTGGAAAGCTACTAAAAACCTCCAAACAACTCGCAGGTACCTATGTTGGTCCCCTTTTCCTTTTCCCGGAGCAGGATTTAGTCAGTTTTACACCAGATTCCGGCCCTTGGTATAATTGGATATGGAATATGAAGACGGGTAATTTGGAAGACGGGAACCATTTATCACCAAAACCAATGGACAATTTATTCTCTTTGCTAGAAGAAGAAACAGCAGCAAAGCCCCGGGAACCAGATCATGAGGAGGTGCTAAAAAATGTGACGACGATATATGGTCTCACTAATGGGTTTGGCTATCAACACACAGGATTTTATACCAACGAAGCCTACTTCTACACGCGGTCAGGAGACACCTTAACATTTCAAGGAATATGGGATGGACAAATCCATCAAACGATTATATATCCTGGCCTAACGGAAAAAATAGCTTTCTGTAGCGATGGACGATTTATTTTCGGAAGCCCCCTCGGTGCTACGGGTCAATCTTTTACCATTTGGGAGCAGGCCACAGGTAAAATCTATGCCGAAATAGCTTTACCTCCCAATACCTTTCTAAATGATATTTCTCCGGATGGACAATACCTGTTAGTGACAAATAATCAAGGTTTATCAGGCAAATATGATATTTCCCAAAAAACCTTATACCCTATTTCCGAAACAATGTCCCCCACTAATCTACCCGCCACTGATTATCAACCAGAAAGAATAGCCTTTAACCAAGCTATTATCTCTCCAAATGGCCGATACATTGCACGCGGAAGTAAGAATGGTGAAATTTATATCCATAATTTTAATACAGGAAAAATAAAAAAGACCTTGACGGGGCACACCCAGCCAGTCCTTAAACTAGCCTTCGACCAAAATATCCAATTGCTAGAATGCCAACTACAGGATGGCTCCTGGCGTTACTGGAATTTATCAGATAGGATGGTTAAATATAAATCAGAGAAAGAGAAAGCATCGACTAATGAGGAAACTTCAAACCTTATGGCCTGGTCAGATGACCGCCAGTTAGCTATCAAACAGCATCCTGATGGCCTTCTGGAACTTTGGAATATGGAAAGTAAGCAGAAGATAAAGGACTTAGGTCATGTCAATAGTATCTCTGCCGAAGGAAATGAAGTAAGGCAGGCTATTTTTGCGCCTGATAAAAAACACCTTTTATTCCTCAGTGAGCTTATCGCCCGCCGAGCACATACAACAGATATATTATGGAATATTGAACAAAACAAAGCGGTTGAAGCGTTCACCTTCCCGGTTTATGAAGGAAGCACCACCGCTACTTTTTCGCCAGATTCAAAGCTGCTCGTTATTGGAGATGCCAAGGGCCACCTTCTGGTGTATGATGTAGAAAAGAAAAGTCGTCGTGAAATTGAGCATGTTCACCAAGAGGCGGTGGCGCAAATCGTCTTTTCCAACCTAGATTATTCCAAAGTGGTATCACGAAGTAACACACCTGATGGTGCCATCAAACTTTTAGACCTACAAGAAAATAAAAAGCTAGCCACCTTGTATTTCCTCAATGAAACAGATTGGGTGGTAATTGGCGAAAATGGCTTATTTGATGCTTCGCCAGGAGGCATGAATTCGCTTTTTTATAAGCTTGAATATGAAGGTGAACCGGAAATCATCGAATTGGAACAGCTAAAAACACGCTATCATGAACCGGGACTCCTACAGCAACTTTTAGGCATTTCAGGGAACGCTCCCCGGACTATTGATAACCTTGGAAGCGTAGCGCTTTACCCCAAAATAGTCAATACACAAATTAAAAATGATCTGCTCAACATACAACTAAAAGAACGCAATGGTGGCATGGGCATACTGAGCCTTTTCGTCAATAAAAAGGAAGTACTAGTAAATATTAACCCCAGCCGGCAAACGGAGGTGAGCATCGACCTGAAAACCTTCGCCAAATACTATTACCCTGGTCAGGAAAATACCCTTGCCTTAATAGCTTACAACCAAGAGGGTTGGCTTAAAAGTCAGGCGGTAGAACTCGAATACACCCCTACTTTTTCCTTCAGCCGAGGCAGTGGCAGCAACAGCCCTCCGAGCGAAACGGAAAGTGCAGATCCCCACCTCTACGCCCTCATCGTCGGCACTTCCGACTATAGCGGCGACAAGCTGGACCTCACTTACGCCGACAAAGATGCGGCTGCCATCTACCAAGCACTGCAAGCTGCCGGAAAAGCCCTCTTCAATGAGCGTACCCATATCCAATTGCTGAGCACCGACGCAACAGCTGCCGGTGGCGTTTCTAACAAAGCCAACATCAAAAAAGCCCTACAAGACATTGCCCAACAAGCCAAACCGACGGATGTGATGGCGGTCTATTTCTCCGGCCATGGCGTCACCTATGGCCAAGCCGAGAAGGTCCAGTTTTACTACCTCACCAAAGACATCGGTAGCGATGACCTCAGTGACCCAGAGGTCCGCAACAACTACGCCATTTCTACCGAAGAACTCACCAGCTGGCTTACCGCCATCCCCGCCCAAAAGCAAGTGATGATGCTGGACGCCTGCAACTCCGGCAAGGTCGTGGAAAGCCTAGTCACCAAAAAAGAGCTCAACTCCAGCCAGATCCGGGCCTTGGACCGCATGAAAGACCGCACCGGCATGTTCGTCATCTCCGGTAGTGCGGCGGACAAGGTGAGCTATGAAGCCAGCCAATATGGCCAGGGCTTACTAACCTTCAGCCTATTGCAAGGCATGAAGGAGGTTTCTGCCAAAAACGATGGCGATGTAGATGTGATGAAGCTCTTCCAATATTCCAGAGACAAAGTACCTGAGCTCGCCAAGGGCATCGGTGGCATCCAGACGCCCATGCTGGCCTTCCCCAGCGATGGCTCCAGCTTCGATATCGGCATTGTCAAGGATGGCGTCGACATCCCAATCGCCGATATCAAACCCGTTTTTATTCGCAATAATTTTCAGGATGAAACAACCTTCATTGATGTACTGGGCTTAGGCCAAAAGGTAGGTGATTATTTCAAGGAAGTGATCAAACAACGAGGCGCCGAGGCGCCTTATACTTATTGGGATGTAAATCAATACGAAAACGCCTACTCCATCAATGGTCGCTATAAGATCGACGGAAATGCTATCAGCATTAAAGGGGTACTCGTTAAAGGTACTACACAAGTCGGTCCTTTTGAGGTGAGTGGTACTAAAAGCGAGTTGGATCAATTGGTGCGGGAAATGATCCGGGAAGTGCGGAAGATGATCCGGTAAAGCGCTCAATTATTTTTGAACCGGAAGTTGGAAAGCCGCATCCAACTTCCGGTTTCCACTTTTATTCTGTATAGTAAATCGCCCAACGTTCCACCTTTCCATCCTTATCCAAGAAAAAAATGGTATCCCTGTAAATCATAAGCTCGCCACTTGGCAGGCCAAGGGTGAGTTTGGGGTCGCCGTAGGTCTTTGTAATAGCACCCTTTTCTGTTCCAATTTTATACCCATCAAAGGTCTCGCCCGTGTAGCCTTTACCTGTTAAGTGAAAATACATATTAGGTTTTTCCGCACTGCGAGGGGGGCGACAAAGGTAAATGACAGAATTTTTCAAACCGCTTTTTGTATCCCATTTGCGAAAATCATAATCGCCGGTAATCTTTTGCTCAATGTATTTATCCCGATTGTTTCTGGTAAAGACCTTTAAACTTGAGACGCCATCTATTTCTTCATCCTCTGGCCCGTTACTATTGCCTAAACTAGAAGTTGTTTTGTTCTGCAATACGGCTAAATTGTAAATGGCTACACTACTGTTAGTGGCGGCTAGGGGGGTTAGCAAGGATAAAGCCAACAATTCATTCCCCGACTTTTGTTCTACTAGCGCAATCAGCGTTTGGGCATCAATAGCCGTTTTAGGAAATTTCTTCGGATTGGCATTGGCTTTTTCAAGGGCTTCATTTGCGGCATAAAAACGGGCTCGGGGAAGGTCATCCAAGAGATAGTAGGCGCATGCCTTGTTGAGGTAAGCTGGTGCATAATCCGCATCCATGCTAATGGCATAGTCAAAATAGCGAATGGCTTCCTCCAGCAAGGCCTTGCGAAGGCGCTCCGATTCTGTGTAACCAGATCGGCTGCCTTTTGAAAAATTCAAATCCAACTCAAGTGGCAACCTGAACTTCAATTCTTGTTTGGTAAAATAATTGAGGGCATCGAGTACCGTGACAATCCCCAGGTTATTATAAATCTCACGCCCTTGGTAATCGCGTAAAACATGCTTGTAATAGGCTCTAGCTTCATCATATCGACCCACGGCAGCCATGAGATTAGCCATTTCAAAGACCTCCACCAATTGATCCAATTTTTCCATTGACTTGGTCGCCAAGGCCTGTCGATCGGCCAAAACAGGATAACCTTTCATCTCATTTGGCAAATTATATTCCTTGTAGATCTGTTCCAACAAATTGGGTAGGTTTTTATATACTGGGTAACCAGCAGAATAAGCTAGAAAACCTCCTAAATAATCGGATTGGGTTTCATAGACCACTTTATCTTGTACCGAATCCAGCTTCATCCCAATCTTAAGGCTCGCATAGGCAGAAGCAAAACCTTGCCGCCAGGTATGCTTTTCATAAAAATGCGTCAACTCATGACCGATCAGTGCGGCCAGGGCATTTTCAAATTGATCACCCTGCTTTTTGCAAATCTCAAAGGCTGTCTCCTCAATGGCAATACTCATCGCATCCCCTTCCAAAAAGGCAACATTTACTTTAGCCGGACTGATATAAAAGGCAGGCACCGGAAAACGGTAGTCGCCCCTCGCCTCTACCAATTCTTGGTATATTCTATAAGCTATATCATATTTTTCGCCAGATTTGATGAGCTCTCCTTCTTGGGCCGCTTGCGACTTTGTAATGTAGCGGAAACCTGTTGATTGGGCCAGGACCGCTGCGGAGCATAGAAGAAGCAATAAAAGGAAATTTAAAGTGCGAAACATTGTGCTAGGTTTTGTGTGTTAAGGAAAATGGGTTAGTTTTTCTCTGGGAAAAACGCCCTGATCAAAGCTTGGTATTCGGGTAGTTCCCGGAGGCTGTCCAGGTCAGTATCATTACTTATCTGTTCCAGGTTTTTATAATCAAATTGTTCTAGAAGGATGCGTAAAGAAGCAATGGCTGCGGAATGATCACCATTTAAGGCATGGGCGCAAGCCATATCATAATACACATCCTGATCTTGTGGTTCCAGCGCTTTATAAGTTTGGAATAAGGAAATAGCCTTATCGTAGTTTGTTTGTTTGAGATAAAAGAAAGCAAAATTATATAGCCCAAATCGATTTGTTGGATCCACTTCCAAACACTTTCGATACATGGCCTCCGCTTCGAGGGGTTTGTCCCATATTTGATAGAGATACCCCAAAGCATTATAAACAAAAGCATCCGCTGGTTCCAATTCAGCGTATTTTAAATAATTGGCTTCTGCCTGGTCATATTCTCCCAAGCCGAAGTAGGTTTTGCCAAGGTTATAATAGGGAATAGGGTAATTGGCATCCAATTGAATCGCTTTGAAAAACAACAGTTTTGCTTCCTCATATTTCCCTTGGTCTAAATAAATACGGCCCAAATTGTTCTGAGATAAAACCAAATTTGTATCTCTTGTTATCGCTAGTTTGGCCGCTATTTCTGCTTCCTCATATTGTTTTAATTGGCTATAACTTGCTGCCAAATTGCTCAAAGGCAAAACCCAGGTAGGCGCAAGTTCATGCGCTTGCTGGAAATTACGGATGGCCGCTTGCTGTTGATTTAAGGTAAAATAGATATATCCCAACTCGTTAAATACGTGGGCGGTATTAGGTTGTCGCTGCAAGGATTTTTGCTGTAGTTGAATGGCTTGTTGCAATAGGTTTTCATCTTTTTGGCCTTCGGCCTTCAGTCTTAGATTAACCCCTTTAAAATAATCCGCCCGTGCCTGCAAATCCTGAAAAAAGTAATCCTCCTGACCTACTAATTCGGCTGCTTTATTCAAATAATCTGGATAATAATCGTAGCGATTATCCTTTGCCCAACGATTGGCCAGTTCTTTGCCGGGGGTTTGCAGGTAAGTGTTGAGTGCCACTTGAGCTTCATCTTGCAGCGCGGCGATTAGACTTCCTTTGGCTTCTTTTTTTATGGCTTCAATATCCGTATGTTTTTCCAAAGCTTGGTAGTAGGAAAGCGCCGAACCTTCCTCGGGATACATTAAATGTTGCTCAGCCAAGGCTTTTTCAAATTGCCTCAAAAGAAGGAGGTAAGCCGTATCCCTAGGCATAGCTTGAGGAGCTTTTGTCAGGCTAACTGTGGCCACAGCTGGCGAAGACTGGTTCGCTTCACTGGCTAACAGGGCCACGAGGCTGGGTTCATCTACCTTACTTAAACGAGTTTCCTGGCTGCCTCGAGTAAGCGGAATTTGCATTTTGCCATGTTTCCTGGCAGCCGTACGCACTTGTTTTTTCACATAATCTTCTATTTCAAACAACTCGATGTAATCATTTTCATCCTCATCAGCCATTCCCGTTAAGCCATTGACCAAGTGGTAAGAAAACAATCCTCGTCCCCCACCCCATTCTGTTCCCTCCAAAGAAAACTGCTCTGGTTCACAGGACATGATCTTAACGGTATTGTTAAAGCGGTCGATCATCGCGCTATTGATCAATTTTGGGCCGCCAGTTTCGCTGCCTGCCAGTTTTCCTGATCGACAGGCATCGGTGATAAGAATGACTTCTGCTTGTTTGTCATTTGTCAGCGTAGCAATGATAGCATCCAGGTATTCAATTGGGCATGCTCCGCCAATGGGATAGTCTACCGGTGGAGAAGAATGCAATAACAGGTAACCTAACCTGCTGCCAACCGATTCCTCCACATCTCCATGCCCTGAAAAATAAATAATGGCTCTATCCTTGGGTTGGGTCTCTGTGGTCAACCATTTTAGTGCCTTAACAAATTTACCCATCGTCGCCTCTTCATTGGTGAGCAATTGGATATGCTCTGGCAAGACCTTCCACGCCGTTTCTGATTGCAAAAAGGCTGCAAAAGCTTCAGCGTCACGATGAGCAAATGTTAAGTCTGAAATCTCAGCATAATCGGAAACGCCTACCACCACAGCACGGACCGTCCCAAATGGCTTGATGGGTTGAATTTGCGCAAAACCAATAGTATAAGTCAAAAATAGAATGCCTGAAAGCACTTTAAGTTTTAGCATTTGCATAGGATTGGGATATATACTTGACGGGAGAGGAATCACCCTGAATTTTGCCACGAGGTAGCCAAAGCGGTTGTTTGGACGTAGAGATAGTGGAGTTTTAAAGTTATTGGAGGGCGTAAGTTATGTTTTTCTCCAATAACTCCACTCCTCCAATACCTCCACGTCCCATCTTACCTAGTTCTCTGGCATTAAATCATGCCGTTGGAGATAGCTATCATAAGCCTTTTTCAGCAAACCATCTTTTTTATATTTTTTAATGGCCATTTCGAGGCGTTGGTGAGCTGCGTAGTAATAGCCCTGCTCTTCCAAGCTACCCGCCTCCAGAAACAACTGGGTAGCAGCGCTGCTCGTCTGGTAAAGATTTTCTTTTCCAAGTGCTTGTAAAAGGGTACGGGGCACACTAGCATCCGAATACTCAAATTGCACTTCTGGGCTTTTCACCTTTTCATCGCTTGTAGCTTCTACCTGCCAAATATAAACGGAACCAGGTTTAAGACCTAAGGTACTAGCGCTTAAGGTAAGATTAAATCCTTTCACCTCTGCCTGGTGAATAGCTGTCCCTCCTTTTTCAAGTAGGGTGAATTTAAACGTATTAGCGGAAGGATCAACTGACTTCTTATTGGCCCAGCGGAAAGTGATTTCAGCATCACTTACTTTCCCTATCGTATTACCCGCATTAAAAGGCTGAATAGGAACCACCGGAAATTTCGCATTGCCATAACCTATCCCGCTTTTCCCATCGCCAGTACCCTTGCCTCCTGTCGACGCCATCAAGAAATCATCAACTACCATCTCCGCAAAGCGGTCTTCAATTTTCCCTTCTACGGTCTTCATTACATCAGCAATGGAATAGGTGCCAGGAGCTTCTAACACCTGGTACTCACCATCGAAATACAGACTGACCTTCGCCTTTTTTTTCAAGGTGATCGTCGCATCAGCAAAGAGAACTTCTCCAGATCTCATTCTTTTAGGCTTATCAGCCTTACTCTTGGTATATTTAATTTTTCCTGTTACGCTAAAAGCGACCATAAAGTCGTCTTGGCCATTGGCTGACACATTGAGCGTGAAGAGGATTAAAAGGAATAGATACAAAATACGCATAGCATGTGTTTTTTGGTTTAGAATACTGTAATTATTCATTTTGTTAACGGGCTTGGCACCGCTGGCTTGCCGGTGGCCGCTGGGGCGGGGGCCCCGGGAGCCCCAGCTCCAGCCCCAGCCCCAGACTTTCCAAGTTTTAAAAACTTGGAAAGTCTCGTTGCGCGCCCCCCCCTTACCTAAGACGGTCAAACCCTAAAAATTCCATAACTTTTTCAAAAAAAAATTCAAAAAAAATCATTTTTCTCTCTTCAACCCCTAAAATCGCACCCAGTTTGCCAAACTTAGAAACGATACACGACTAAAGTAACCCCTCGTTCCTAATCAACTTTCATTTGATAAACGACCCAATGCAACAACACTCCTTTTTCATTTAATTCAAAGAAAATTTGTTGCGACTTATAGTGCAAACAACTCCCTCTCTTCATCTGCAAATCACTACTGGGCAAACCGTAGACATCAATGATTTTATCACGACTGGCTCCCAATTGAATGCCTTTTAGGGTTTGACCTTTGTAAGCAGGTGCTGTTCGTTGAAAAAGTGCGTATGCAGCACCTTCATCTGCATAATGTAGTAATAATTTGGATGCCGTTAACTGTTTTACCCCACAAAAAACACTTTCACTCAATCCAATGGTGTGATCGATAGCCGGTGCAGCCAGAAAATCATCGAGGTCCAGGTGCTCTATGCGCTCCACTCCCTTGGCGTAATCATGCGTCACAGGAGGCATTGCCGTGGACTGCTGTAGCATCCCCAGGTTAAATTTTGCCAGCGAAGGGTTCCCTGCTTTTGCTTCCTCAAACCAATCGACCGCAGCTGAAGTGTCACTTTGCATCGCTGCCAAAATGCCCAAAAGTACCTCTGCATCCGCTTTTCCTTTAGCTTGCTTTTGTTGGCGACTCAGCTTCCTGGCTTTATTTGCCCAAAATTCGGCATCATCCCATTGGCCTTGCAACGCGTAAATACAGGCCTGGTTGAGCAATGCGGGCGGATAATCTTTGCTGATGTTCTCCGCACTTTCAAAAAAGCGGGCAGCCTCGTTTAAGTATTTTTCCCGAAGGGCCACACGATCTTTGGGTAGCCGTTCTTTGAGTTGATCCAACCGGGATTCGCCATCTCGTTCTAATGGCAAGGCATAGGGCCATTCTTCTGGCTCGAACAATTGCAAGGCCGACAAAGTCGCATTGACCCCCGCATTATTAAATACTTCATAACCTTGGTAATCTTTTAGGATATGCTGATAATAGTTTTTTGCTAGTGCATACTCCTCGACAATACTGAGCAAATTGGCTGTCTCCCAGACGCTTTGCAATTCGGCCAGGTGCTGAGCGGTATTCTCAGCCATTTGTATGCGTTCTGCTAGAGGCGGATAGCCAGGAAGTTGATCAGGAAAACCATAGGCAGCATAGGCTTTCTCCAAAAATGGTGCGATGACTTCATAGGTATTAAAACCTGCCGAAAAAGCCAATAACCCTCCGATATGATCTGCCTGCGTCTCCTGCTTTAATTTATCGGCTAGCATGCCCAAGGACTCCGCCGTGGCCAATGATTCGTTTTGCTGCGCAAATTGCCTGGCCCAATCGTGTTTTTCATAAT from Saprospiraceae bacterium encodes:
- a CDS encoding caspase family protein; its protein translation is MNKTLLLILGIIPLFINAQSTEISLNLGHTQAISGLRFSKDSRYLLSSSADETLKLWDVESGKLLKTSKQLAGTYVGPLFLFPEQDLVSFTPDSGPWYNWIWNMKTGNLEDGNHLSPKPMDNLFSLLEEETAAKPREPDHEEVLKNVTTIYGLTNGFGYQHTGFYTNEAYFYTRSGDTLTFQGIWDGQIHQTIIYPGLTEKIAFCSDGRFIFGSPLGATGQSFTIWEQATGKIYAEIALPPNTFLNDISPDGQYLLVTNNQGLSGKYDISQKTLYPISETMSPTNLPATDYQPERIAFNQAIISPNGRYIARGSKNGEIYIHNFNTGKIKKTLTGHTQPVLKLAFDQNIQLLECQLQDGSWRYWNLSDRMVKYKSEKEKASTNEETSNLMAWSDDRQLAIKQHPDGLLELWNMESKQKIKDLGHVNSISAEGNEVRQAIFAPDKKHLLFLSELIARRAHTTDILWNIEQNKAVEAFTFPVYEGSTTATFSPDSKLLVIGDAKGHLLVYDVEKKSRREIEHVHQEAVAQIVFSNLDYSKVVSRSNTPDGAIKLLDLQENKKLATLYFLNETDWVVIGENGLFDASPGGMNSLFYKLEYEGEPEIIELEQLKTRYHEPGLLQQLLGISGNAPRTIDNLGSVALYPKIVNTQIKNDLLNIQLKERNGGMGILSLFVNKKEVLVNINPSRQTEVSIDLKTFAKYYYPGQENTLALIAYNQEGWLKSQAVELEYTPTFSFSRGSGSNSPPSETESADPHLYALIVGTSDYSGDKLDLTYADKDAAAIYQALQAAGKALFNERTHIQLLSTDATAAGGVSNKANIKKALQDIAQQAKPTDVMAVYFSGHGVTYGQAEKVQFYYLTKDIGSDDLSDPEVRNNYAISTEELTSWLTAIPAQKQVMMLDACNSGKVVESLVTKKELNSSQIRALDRMKDRTGMFVISGSAADKVSYEASQYGQGLLTFSLLQGMKEVSAKNDGDVDVMKLFQYSRDKVPELAKGIGGIQTPMLAFPSDGSSFDIGIVKDGVDIPIADIKPVFIRNNFQDETTFIDVLGLGQKVGDYFKEVIKQRGAEAPYTYWDVNQYENAYSINGRYKIDGNAISIKGVLVKGTTQVGPFEVSGTKSELDQLVREMIREVRKMIR
- a CDS encoding caspase family protein → MLKLKVLSGILFLTYTIGFAQIQPIKPFGTVRAVVVGVSDYAEISDLTFAHRDAEAFAAFLQSETAWKVLPEHIQLLTNEEATMGKFVKALKWLTTETQPKDRAIIYFSGHGDVEESVGSRLGYLLLHSSPPVDYPIGGACPIEYLDAIIATLTNDKQAEVILITDACRSGKLAGSETGGPKLINSAMIDRFNNTVKIMSCEPEQFSLEGTEWGGGRGLFSYHLVNGLTGMADEDENDYIELFEIEDYVKKQVRTAARKHGKMQIPLTRGSQETRLSKVDEPSLVALLASEANQSSPAVATVSLTKAPQAMPRDTAYLLLLRQFEKALAEQHLMYPEEGSALSYYQALEKHTDIEAIKKEAKGSLIAALQDEAQVALNTYLQTPGKELANRWAKDNRYDYYPDYLNKAAELVGQEDYFFQDLQARADYFKGVNLRLKAEGQKDENLLQQAIQLQQKSLQRQPNTAHVFNELGYIYFTLNQQQAAIRNFQQAHELAPTWVLPLSNLAASYSQLKQYEEAEIAAKLAITRDTNLVLSQNNLGRIYLDQGKYEEAKLLFFKAIQLDANYPIPYYNLGKTYFGLGEYDQAEANYLKYAELEPADAFVYNALGYLYQIWDKPLEAEAMYRKCLEVDPTNRFGLYNFAFFYLKQTNYDKAISLFQTYKALEPQDQDVYYDMACAHALNGDHSAAIASLRILLEQFDYKNLEQISNDTDLDSLRELPEYQALIRAFFPEKN